Part of the Parvularculales bacterium genome is shown below.
CGATCCGGGAGTTGACATCCTCTAGGGCGGACAACGCCTCCCCTGAAGTCATTGCCGCGCCACTACAGCTACCGTTGCCATTGCAGACGGGCCTCATCACATGTTGAGGCTGCATATGATGTCCTGTTTCAGTTCTCTTGCATGCATCCTTGCAATATTAACATGTAAAGTTAAATTTGCAGGGTTAATACCCTTTCTGTTGAGACACTGAAAACCCTATATGATTGATGACAACACACCAACGGCAATCTAGCCATGACGTCATCACCCGCACCGGTCAACGTTATCGGGGCAAGCCATAGTCGTTACCTTATTCCTTAAAGTTTTATACACCCAAAGTAACACTGTTTTACAATTTTACCCTTTCGGGATGATGTTCATTTTTCGAGCTTTTCTTTCAGAGCATCATAAAAACGTTTATGCTTATCCGGATTTTCTACTTTCAATTTGTGCAAATTCTGCAACTTCCATTTTACTGCGGGGAAACGATCAAAATCGTAAATGCTCCAATCCGGTTCGCAATTTTTCACACTCAGTAAAAATTCCTTATCTTTATCTGTAAGGTTGTCATGCACAATTTCAACCAGCGTTTTTCTGGTTTCCTCATAATCTCCATAAAAGAATTCTTCATCGCTCATACCGCTGAATTGATTTTCCATCGCTTCATGGTGATCTTGAAAATTTGGTGCATGCACTTCATGGATAGGTCTGTCACTGGCCAGCAAGCAGAATATATATCCTTGCCGAATTTCATTTGAAAATCCTTCGTTTTCCAGCAAGAGTTTTACATCAAATAAATCTCTGGGGTGCTGACGATCAAGCGCAGCACATATTTTCCCGCCATATAATTGACCAATTGGAACAACCGGCATTTCAACAAAAACTTCAAATTCTTCTTTGGCTTTATCACATATGGTCATTGGTACAGGAGCGGTTATTGTTCCGCGCATGACCAAATTTACCTCTAATTTAATAACCGTTTCTTGCTGTATTATGAATAGCTTTCCTGTGTCTTGTTTGTGCTCCACACGAATATTTGAAATAGATTTTTCTATGCGGTTTTTTGTGCGGATGAGTGCTGCGCTGATATTTCCCAACGTGGTTTGACGGTCTTCTATTGGCAGGTATGTGAGGTCAATATCAACCGAAAGCCGGGGCATATCGCGTACAAAAAGATTGATTGCCGTACCTCCATGCAGAGCAAAACAGGATTCCTCAGCAGCAAGCGGTAATACCTTTACCAATAGGCGAACCTGTTCTTTATAATTTTCAAACATATTCCATAAGTTTCTTAGGAAGGCTTAATTTATATTTAGAGTCATAAACCCCATTTTTTTCTAACGCACGATCACCTTTTCCCAAATCGATTTGATTCAAATTCAAATGCTTCAATACAGGCAGCCCGGCCTTTTCAGACATAAACAGAAACAGTCTTTTTACGCGTATGGATGAGCATTGTGACAACAACTCCTGAACAATATCAGGCCTCAGTGTCGTAAGACCTTCCATGATTTGATAACATTCTAAATAATCAAAGTTCCTGGGGCTCAAATACAGGCATTCCAATATAGCGCGTTCGGCGGATGAGGTTTCCACGCTTATTCCACCAAAATCATGTTTTGTTACAGCAAGGCCTTCAGTCATAATCGACGTCTTCACATGCACTATGGGGTTGCCCCAGTCATGTTCCAAAAACCACTTAGGCAATTTTTGCCCTAAAGACGAAAAAACAAATATTTTCTCTTTTCCAAGCCTGACATAATGCGAAGAGCCTTTGACCGACAGTGCTGTGGCACCACCCAGGTGGACATTCAGCTGCAACTGCTGCTGAAGACTGGCCAGTCCCCCATACCAGTTTATTTCATCATTCGCCCTTTTATATGCACCCCGTCCAAGGGATTCTATCCATCCGCTTGTCAAATACCGCTGTATAAGCTGTCCTGATATCGACCGCTCCTTGAACCATGGAGAGGTCGCAACAAGTCCTGAGGGCCATTGCTCCACCATTTTCTTTAGTTTTTTGTCTGTTGATATACTCATAGTATACTTATAGCGTTATTTTTAATGATTTTCAAGGCATTCACGGCCCGCATCATTAAAAATATTCCTATAAATATACTAAAAGTTTACTTTCAGCAATAATAATAAAGTTTGGATGCCCCGCTACGTATTAAGTTTCCGTGTCGAAAAGATCAGTGGAAAGATATTTTAATCCGGAATCACAAATAACGACGGCAATGGTTTGACCTTCATGGTCTCCCCTTAATAATTCAACTGCGCCAGCCACATTCGCGCCGGCGGAGAATCCTGCAAAAATCCCCTCATATCTTGCTAAATCGCGCGCGGTGAGGCGTGCTGTCTTGCCATCAATCTCAAGGAAGCCATCCCATCTCATTCCTCTCAGGTATGCCAAATCAGCCATGGTGTATCCGCCACCCTGAATAGGGTGATTCGAATCCACAGGATCTTTACCGGCGACAACCGCAGCGCCCGCCGGTTCAATAGGATAGCATTTCACCTGAGGGTTTTGACTCCGCAGGTATTTAGCTGTGCCTGCCAATGTCCCGCCTGAGCCGACAAAATCACAGAAAGCATCTATTTTCCCGCCGGATTGCTCCCATATCTCCGGACCTGTGGTTTTCTCATGCGCATCGGGATTTCCCGGATGATGAAACTGGTCAGCTCTAAACGCATCACGCTCTTCAGTGATCAGACTGGCGGCATGATCGACTTCGGCCAGATCAGCACCGGAAACCTCTCCGATGCGACTTCCCGGCAATTGGTCAACCAGCACGACCTCAGCGCCGAGAGCAGCCATCATGCGCGCCCGTTCAGGTGAATTTCCTTTCGACATTACCGCAACAAAGGGATACCCCTTGATGCCGCAGACGATGGCAAGCCCCGTGCCCATGTTTCCGCTCGTCAGTTCGACAACGGTTTGCCCGGGCTTCAGGGTTCCGTCTTTCTCCGCCGCTTCAATGACCCCAAGTGCAGCGCGGTCTTTCTTGGAAAATCCAGGATTGAGGTGATCGAGCTTAGCCAATATGGTGCCGCTTAAACCATAGTGTCGTGTTAGCCTCTCAAGATGTACGAGCGGTGTATTGCCAATGGCTTCAATGATTGACCGCATAGCGGGTTGCGTCATTATAATACTCGCTTCCTCATGGTGCATGCTTCTCCTTCTGGCTAATATAATTCGAAAAGCTCTGCTTTTGAATGGTTCAAATCAGGAGTAGCAGAGCACATCTCGTAAGGCATCTTCTGGACCGGTTGCGACATGAAGTCTTATCTAGGACCACAACTCAGCCCTCTGCCAGGGTTCAGGAACGACAAGCACCCCTTTCATCCCTCCTGCATGATCATTGAGTAAAAGCGACTGCCAGGCATCAGCCCATTCTTCAGACAGCGGGTAAGGAGGCATCAGGTTACGTTCAGGAGCGAAGCCAAAACGCCCATAGTAACCAGGATCCCCAAGAACACAGACTGTGGGCACTTGGTCTTGCTTGAGCTGTTCAAGCCCCGCACGGATCATCCGGCTGCCATACCCCCTGCCCTGTTGCCGGGGATTGACGCAAACAGGTCCGAGAAGGGCGATTTTATCGGGTCCATCTTCGAGAGCGCACATCGTAAATACGATATGCGAAACAACATCCTCATCAACCATGCCGGTTAACGACAACACATGATGCTTCCCGTCAAGCAATCGGCAGATCAGCGGAAACAACTCCTCTTCAGGAAAGGATGCCGAATACAAACCATTGAGGGATGGCATATCTGCCGGAAGGCATTCTCGAAGTTTCAGATCAGGTTCCATGACGATCACAGGCCGGGTTTTGGATCTATGTTCAAAATAGCCCGGAAGAGAAGGCTTAGTCAGGCAGTTGGATAATCGTAGCACAGACTACAAGCACTAATTTTGCCCTCAGTCTTTTTCCCTTACCTAAGCCGCTTCAGGTTTCCTCGCCGCCGTTGACCGCTATTAACTGACCGGTGACAAACCGGGCTTCGGGAGATGCAAGATAGCCGACCGCCGCTGCGATGTCCGCCGAAGTTCCCATAAAGCCCGCAGGGATACTCGCAACCCTTTTGGGGTCATCCTCTGTCTCACTGTCCTTCCGGATCTGGCCTGGCGAAATGACATTCGCTGTGATGCCTTGCGATGCGAATTCGGTTGAAATGGCCTTGGCCAAACCCCAGACACCATGCTTCGCCGCCGACATTGGCGCTCCTTCGTAATACCCCCGGATTGCTTTCATGCCGGCAAAGTTGATAATCCGTCCCCAGTTCTTTTCCACCATTCCTGGCAGAAAAGCGCGTGCGGTGAGAAACGAGCCGGTAAGCGCCAGATCAACGACGCCATTCCAGTCTTCATCGGTCATCTCCAGAAAGGGTTTATGTGGCCGGCGCGCAGCATTGTTGACCAGAATATCCACAACTCCAAACCGCTCCAAAGACATCTTGGCGACCGCCGCGACGTCCTGACTTTTGCTCATATCACCCATGGCAACGAGAGCATCACTGCCAGCCGCCTTGACCAGAGCAGCCGTTTCCTGGCAGGCGGCTTCGTCACTCGAGCCGTTCACAACGATGTTCGCGCCAAGGGCGGCAAGATGAGTAGCTATTCCCCGGCCAATGTTTCTGCCTGACCCAGAGATAAAGGCAGTCCTCCCGGTTAATGTTTTTTCCATTGTCAGATGCCCCTCCTCGCAGAGCTGAGATGCCATTTCATCGCTTTCTCTCAAAGAGTGGGTAACGATGATTTCTCCGTCAATCAATAAATGAATAAAGAATATTGACAATCGACAGTTCTTGCTCTCGAATGTACACGTGGAAGACCCATATTACAATTACTGGGGCTTGTGTGCGGAATTAACGATTTGAAATGGTGTGCCGGGCCAATAGTAAAAGTTCAACCCAGGGAGGAATTAAACATGGAAACCACTCAAAACTATCAAGGATCCCGCCTGTTCGGCATGATCATCGCCGCGGTCACCGCGATGTCGTTCGCCATTGCAACACCGGCCTTTTCGCAGTCATATCCGTCAAAAAATGAGACGCTCGACTGGACAATTGCGTTTGGCCCCGGTGGCGGCAACGACAGAATGGCCCGCAGCATCATTAAAATCCTCGACAAATATGATCTTTATCCAGGCAAAATTTCCGCTGAGAACCGTAAAGGCGGATCCGGCGCAGTCGGCTGGGGTTACCTTTATGCACAAAAAGGCAACGGTTACGGCATTTCGACCACTTCAGGTAGTTTCGTAACAACCCCGCTACAGGCAGATACACCATGGCAGCCGGAAGACTTCACGCCTGTCGCCCTTCTTGCAACGGACGACCTCGTCCTTGTTGTGAACGGTAAATCCAAGATCAAGACGATCAAAGAGTTCATTGCCCATGCCAAGAAAAACCCCACCAATATCGGCGGTACGGGTTCGGTCAATGTTGACTTCATCGTCCCCACACTCTTTGCAGAGAAGGCGGGTTTCGAGTTTGACTATGTGTCTTTCAACTCGATGTCAGAGCAGACCACAGCGCTTCTTTCAGGCGCGCTTGACGCCATGGTCGGCAACCCCGGAGAGGTTCTGGGTCTGATCGACTCCGGCGACCTGCGTCCGCTTGTCTTCTCCGGTCAGTTAACACCGGATGCTCTTAAAGGCGTACCAACGATGGGCGATATCGGCTACGATATCGGTGTATCAATGCCCCGTGGTCTGATCCTTGCTCCCGATGCACCAAAGGCTGCCCAGGATTGGTGGATCGCAACGATGAAGAAAGTCGTCAAAACGCCCGAATGGGATGAGTATATTTCGAGCAACACGCTGACACCAACATTCCTTTACGGCGATGATTTCCGCGATTTCCTTGCAAGCACCAAGAACGGCTTCGAGGTTGTTCTGCGAAAAATCGGAGCAATCTAATAATCTCCGGACTTCACGCCAGGGTTCGGCCGCGGTTATTCCGTGGCCGAACACACTCAGCACAGGGCATCAGATCATGCGAATCGCATTCCTTGTCGCTATACTCATAGGGGCCATTTGCTACAGCTACATCGCCTTCAGCGACTTGGGCTTCCTGACTCGAACCGAACGCCCGGGACCGGGCTTCTTTCCCAGAATTATCGGGACTACGGCGGTCGTTGTGACCGTATGGGCTCTTGTTGGCGAATTGCTCAAGAATGCTGATGCGCTAACGGACCGCGAAAAGTGGAATGATTTGATTCTCCTGGTAGCTTTGGCTGTTGGGTATGCGTTTCTGCTCAGGATATTTGGCGGGTTCATTGCGACCGTAATCTTCCTTGGGGTAACACTCATGATTCTGAACAGGAAAGAACCGGTAAAGAACCTGCTCATCGCAATTCTGATACCCAGCGGTGTTTATCTGCTGTTTGATCGCGTACTCAACGCGAGCATGCCCCCGGCGATCTTTACGTTGCCGATATGACCAGAAACACCCGCACACAAAACCGCCAGCAACCGGAGTAAGCGACATGGACATCTTTGCAGATCTGATGATGGGTTTGTCTGTCGCCATCTCACCTATCAACATCGTGTATTTGTTGATTGGCGCCATGGTTGGCATGGTGGTCGGCGTAATTCCCGGTTTTGGCCCGTCAGCAGGACTGGCCATCTTGTTGCCCGTCACGTTCGGGATGGATCCGATTGGGGCGATCATGATGCTCGCGGCGATTTACTACGGCGCGATGTATGGCGGGACCATAACCTCAATCCTGCTGAGCACACCAGGGGAAAGCGCAACGGTTGCTTCCACGTTTGACGGCTTTCCGCTGGCCAAGAATGGCCGTGCCGGGGCCGCCCTCGTGATGCAGGCCGCCGCCTCTTTCGTTGGCGGCACCGTTGGCGTCATCCTTATCACCGTTCTCGCCCCACTCTTCAGTCAGGTTTCGCGCAGTTTTGGTCCGCCGGAGTATTTTCTGCTGGCGATGATGGGGATGCTGACGCTTCTGGTCATGATTGGCTCGAACTGGAAGCTTGGCGTGATTTCGGCGCTCATAGGCTTTGCACTTGGTACTGTCGGGGTTGACCTCGAGACGGGTCAGAGTCGCTATACGTTTGGGTCAGCTGAGCTTATTGGCGGAATTTACTTCATCCCCATTGCCATCGGCCTTTTTGGTCTGGGTGAGCTCTTTTTCGCCTTTTACAATGGCCTGCACAAAACCGGCACGGGATCCATAATCCAGTATGACAAAGAAGACCGCTTCTGGCCGACGGCGCATGACTGGATCTCGACACGCATGACAATGGTTAGAGGTTCGATCCTTGGATTCATTGTCGGTGTTATCCCGGGAGCCGGGGCGACTATTGCTTCGCTGATGGCCTATTCAGCCGAGCGGTCCGTATCAAAGACGCCCGAGAAATTCGGTAAGGGCGAAATGGCAGGGCTTGTTGCGCCGGAAACAGCCAACAATGCGGCCTCTTCCGGGGCCATGATTCCACTTTTGACCCTCGGCATCCCCGGCTCTGCCTCGACCGCTGTTCTTCTGGCCGCTTTCCTCCTCTGGGGTTTGCGGCCCGGCCCGCTTTTCATGACTCAGAACCCGGAACTCGCATGGGGGCTTATCGCGTCGATGTATCTTGGCAATATGGCGCTTCTGGCAATTTCGATCTTCGCCATCCCTCTTTTTGTTCAGATGATCAAGATACCCTACCGGGTGCTCGGACCTTGCGTCGTGGTGGTTTGTGCGCTTGGTACATTCAGCGTTCATGCAAGCTTCATCGAGGTTTACCTGATGTTCGGAGCCGGTATCGTGGGTTTCTTTATGCGCCTGTATGGCTTCTCGCCGGCTGCGCTCGTTCTTGCACTGGTACTTGGCCCGCTTGCGGAAGAAGCGCTGCGCCAAACGCTGACCATCTCCCGGGGATCGTTCTCTATTTTTATAGAACGATCCCCGTCTCTCTGGATCATCGGAATTACGATTGCACTTCTGGTGCTTCTCCCGCTTGTGACCCGGTTCAGCAACACGAGTGCGGGGGAAGCAGAAAAAGCGGGAAGCTGAGACTGTGGGCCCTCTTGACGAGTCTGCGCTTAGAAAGATTGCCGGAGATGCGTTCAGGGCCACCGGGATGCGTCCTGACATGGCAGACGATGCAGCAGAGATGCTGGTTTTGGCCGAGATGATGGGCATTCGGACGCATGGCCTTAACCGAATCGAAAACTATGTCGAACGACTTCGTAATGGAGGCGTGAACCCTGACGCCGACCCTGTCATTTCCGCTCCCGCCCCTGCTTTACGGCATGTCGACGGGCAAAATGGACTGGGTGCGGCTGTGGCAATCCGCGCCACACGTGCAGCCATGGAAGCGGCGCGCGAGGCAGGCTTGGGCGCGGCGTTCTGCCGGGCATCTTCGCATCTGGGCGCCCTGACACCGCAACTGCTTCATGCGGCTGAGGCCGGGTTTGCGGCAATCTTCACCACCAACACATCGCCGATGATTGCGCCCCAGGGCGGGCGATCTGCGGTGATCGGGAACACGCCGGTTGGCATTGCCCTTCCCGATACGACCGGTCAGCCGGTGATCCTTGATATGGCGCTCTCAGTTGCCGCTCGTTCCAAAGTCCGGCGTTCTGCGGACAAGGGGGAGCCAATCCCCGCAAACTGGGCTACCGACGAGCACGGCGTGCCGACAACCGATGCGGCCGCGGCGCTGAAAGGCATGATGCA
Proteins encoded:
- a CDS encoding tripartite tricarboxylate transporter permease; the protein is MDIFADLMMGLSVAISPINIVYLLIGAMVGMVVGVIPGFGPSAGLAILLPVTFGMDPIGAIMMLAAIYYGAMYGGTITSILLSTPGESATVASTFDGFPLAKNGRAGAALVMQAAASFVGGTVGVILITVLAPLFSQVSRSFGPPEYFLLAMMGMLTLLVMIGSNWKLGVISALIGFALGTVGVDLETGQSRYTFGSAELIGGIYFIPIAIGLFGLGELFFAFYNGLHKTGTGSIIQYDKEDRFWPTAHDWISTRMTMVRGSILGFIVGVIPGAGATIASLMAYSAERSVSKTPEKFGKGEMAGLVAPETANNAASSGAMIPLLTLGIPGSASTAVLLAAFLLWGLRPGPLFMTQNPELAWGLIASMYLGNMALLAISIFAIPLFVQMIKIPYRVLGPCVVVVCALGTFSVHASFIEVYLMFGAGIVGFFMRLYGFSPAALVLALVLGPLAEEALRQTLTISRGSFSIFIERSPSLWIIGITIALLVLLPLVTRFSNTSAGEAEKAGS
- a CDS encoding Ldh family oxidoreductase, with the translated sequence MRGKQKKREAETVGPLDESALRKIAGDAFRATGMRPDMADDAAEMLVLAEMMGIRTHGLNRIENYVERLRNGGVNPDADPVISAPAPALRHVDGQNGLGAAVAIRATRAAMEAAREAGLGAAFCRASSHLGALTPQLLHAAEAGFAAIFTTNTSPMIAPQGGRSAVIGNTPVGIALPDTTGQPVILDMALSVAARSKVRRSADKGEPIPANWATDEHGVPTTDAAAALKGMMQAIGGHKGANLALCLDLLAGGLSGAAILSEIPNANINPGAVANVGHLFVIIDVTKLISPDELSNRLDVARHLIRDSAPPDSKPQPRLPGARALEALAKARAEGLSVEPKLLSRLQTLAAA
- a CDS encoding SDR family oxidoreductase, which gives rise to MASQLCEEGHLTMEKTLTGRTAFISGSGRNIGRGIATHLAALGANIVVNGSSDEAACQETAALVKAAGSDALVAMGDMSKSQDVAAVAKMSLERFGVVDILVNNAARRPHKPFLEMTDEDWNGVVDLALTGSFLTARAFLPGMVEKNWGRIINFAGMKAIRGYYEGAPMSAAKHGVWGLAKAISTEFASQGITANVISPGQIRKDSETEDDPKRVASIPAGFMGTSADIAAAVGYLASPEARFVTGQLIAVNGGEET
- a CDS encoding tripartite tricarboxylate transporter substrate binding protein, with the translated sequence METTQNYQGSRLFGMIIAAVTAMSFAIATPAFSQSYPSKNETLDWTIAFGPGGGNDRMARSIIKILDKYDLYPGKISAENRKGGSGAVGWGYLYAQKGNGYGISTTSGSFVTTPLQADTPWQPEDFTPVALLATDDLVLVVNGKSKIKTIKEFIAHAKKNPTNIGGTGSVNVDFIVPTLFAEKAGFEFDYVSFNSMSEQTTALLSGALDAMVGNPGEVLGLIDSGDLRPLVFSGQLTPDALKGVPTMGDIGYDIGVSMPRGLILAPDAPKAAQDWWIATMKKVVKTPEWDEYISSNTLTPTFLYGDDFRDFLASTKNGFEVVLRKIGAI
- a CDS encoding nucleotidyl transferase AbiEii/AbiGii toxin family protein, with the translated sequence MFENYKEQVRLLVKVLPLAAEESCFALHGGTAINLFVRDMPRLSVDIDLTYLPIEDRQTTLGNISAALIRTKNRIEKSISNIRVEHKQDTGKLFIIQQETVIKLEVNLVMRGTITAPVPMTICDKAKEEFEVFVEMPVVPIGQLYGGKICAALDRQHPRDLFDVKLLLENEGFSNEIRQGYIFCLLASDRPIHEVHAPNFQDHHEAMENQFSGMSDEEFFYGDYEETRKTLVEIVHDNLTDKDKEFLLSVKNCEPDWSIYDFDRFPAVKWKLQNLHKLKVENPDKHKRFYDALKEKLEK
- a CDS encoding tripartite tricarboxylate transporter TctB family protein, with translation MRIAFLVAILIGAICYSYIAFSDLGFLTRTERPGPGFFPRIIGTTAVVVTVWALVGELLKNADALTDREKWNDLILLVALAVGYAFLLRIFGGFIATVIFLGVTLMILNRKEPVKNLLIAILIPSGVYLLFDRVLNASMPPAIFTLPI
- a CDS encoding cysteine synthase family protein, yielding MTQPAMRSIIEAIGNTPLVHLERLTRHYGLSGTILAKLDHLNPGFSKKDRAALGVIEAAEKDGTLKPGQTVVELTSGNMGTGLAIVCGIKGYPFVAVMSKGNSPERARMMAALGAEVVLVDQLPGSRIGEVSGADLAEVDHAASLITEERDAFRADQFHHPGNPDAHEKTTGPEIWEQSGGKIDAFCDFVGSGGTLAGTAKYLRSQNPQVKCYPIEPAGAAVVAGKDPVDSNHPIQGGGYTMADLAYLRGMRWDGFLEIDGKTARLTARDLARYEGIFAGFSAGANVAGAVELLRGDHEGQTIAVVICDSGLKYLSTDLFDTET
- a CDS encoding type IV toxin-antitoxin system AbiEi family antitoxin domain-containing protein; the protein is MSISTDKKLKKMVEQWPSGLVATSPWFKERSISGQLIQRYLTSGWIESLGRGAYKRANDEINWYGGLASLQQQLQLNVHLGGATALSVKGSSHYVRLGKEKIFVFSSLGQKLPKWFLEHDWGNPIVHVKTSIMTEGLAVTKHDFGGISVETSSAERAILECLYLSPRNFDYLECYQIMEGLTTLRPDIVQELLSQCSSIRVKRLFLFMSEKAGLPVLKHLNLNQIDLGKGDRALEKNGVYDSKYKLSLPKKLMEYV
- a CDS encoding N-acetyltransferase, yielding MEPDLKLRECLPADMPSLNGLYSASFPEEELFPLICRLLDGKHHVLSLTGMVDEDVVSHIVFTMCALEDGPDKIALLGPVCVNPRQQGRGYGSRMIRAGLEQLKQDQVPTVCVLGDPGYYGRFGFAPERNLMPPYPLSEEWADAWQSLLLNDHAGGMKGVLVVPEPWQRAELWS